The following is a genomic window from bacterium.
TGAGATTTCCACCAATTGCCTCACTTAAATTTTTAGCCTCAATTAAAGGGGTATTACCTTCTTTTAAAGTAATTATTGGGGTTTTATCCCTCACAGGTAAAAAATCTTTATATTGGGCAATTATCCCCTGCCAGTTATTATTCATTGTTTTTTTTCACCCTTTGAAAATACTTTTTTTAACTGAAATGGTAACTATTCAGCATACCAAGCAAGTAGGAAGTAGGTAGTAGGTAAGTAGGAAAGGGATAAAGGATGTGCACGGTATTCCTCTTCTGGGGACAATGTCTCCCCTTTCCTACTTTCCTACTCTCCTACTTTCAGGAAAATCCCCCATTTCACTGATGCATTACCTTATTTCTTCAAGAGATCCCTGGCTTATATTATAGGCATTTAACTTATTCTTTATGCCTTGTTTCTTAAAACCTTCTGCAATATTTGCTGGAATAGAAACAGCCGCTCTGCACATCTGTTGCACCAATCCATATTTTTCTTCAGTGGGGAAGTTTTTGGTTATTTCGTATATTCTTATCACTAAATGATGGCTTTTTTGCCATACTACAAGTTGTCTAAAATCATCTAACTTCTCATTCATTTTCTTTCCCTTTCCTACTTCCCTACTCTCCTACTTTCCTACAGGGTGAATAGTTACTCAGAATCCTATTTTTATGGTTCTTTCTGGTGGTGGAGCCATTAGAGCTTTTATGGCATCAAAGATTATCTTAAATTGGGTGTCATACTTTCCAAATTGTGCATCATACTTTCTCTCCATGTCTTCAACTTTTCTTCTCAATTCCTCATGGGAGCTTAATATTTTTCTCATCCTGGTAAATGCTCGCATGATTTGGATATTGACCAGGATAGCTCTTTCGCTGTTAAGGACAGATGACAGCATAGCTACGCCTTGTTCTGTAAAGACATAGGGATTCGTAGGCGAATGCTTCATGATTTTGAACCTATCGCAATTTGCGATAAGTTCCTCTTTTTCCTCCTTGTTTAGCTGAAACATAAAATCTACAGGAAAGCGTTTAGCATTCCTTTTTACCTGTTCTCTCAACCTAATAGGTTTTACTTCATAAAGTTCTGCCAGGTCTCTATCCAACATCACCTTTTGGTCTCTTATTACAAAGATTTTAGTCTCTATCCTTTCTATCGGTATTAACTGATTCATGGTAACCGCCTTCTTCTACATATTTTTGAAGTAATCTTCTTGAGAATTTCCATACCCGGTCAACCTGTTTAGCAGGTATTTCGCCTTTTTGGACATGCCTTCTTATTACTTTTGCTCATTCTGAAGATATTCTACCAAAAATTTTATCCTATGTCAACAAATTTCTTGCCATTTGTGAGGAAATTTGTTATAATAATAGAGTTAGAGGTCAAATATCCCTTTTCTGACTTCTGGTTTCTGACCTCTGTCAACAATCTAATTATGTCCCACAATTTTTACTGAACACTGTGAAGAGTGATAATTCACAATTGACAATTCACCATTCACCATTATTAAGGAAATTTAGGGAAGAAATTGTGAATGGTGAATTGCGAATTGTGAATGAATGTAACATTGTTCAGTAAAACTTATGGGTAAAGATAAAGTCAACAAATGGAGGGTTTTCAATGGAGCAAGACCTTGCCTATCAATATGGAATACAAGATTGGGAACAGGAATTATTAGGAGACGAAGCTATCCCTGGCCAACTCTTAGCTGTTAAAAATCCACCTGCTCCTGGCAAGCCTGGTTTGACTGTTACCGGGGAAGAATTGACACCACAATTGGGCGAGGATATCCCTCTTATCCCCGGGAAAAACACATATCTTTCTGAAGATAAACAACGAATTTACTCAGCTGTATCAGGGAAGATTAGTTGGAGAGGACACCGTGTCGATGTAGAAGAAGAACTGCAAATTCAAGGAGATGTAGATGAGGATGTTGAGTTTGAAGGTCGGGTAAAGATTAGCGGAAATGTTGGTGAAAAATTCAAGGTTCACGCCGGGGGTGACATTATTATTGGCGGTTTGGTGCAGTCAGCAGAAATTATCTCTGGCGGAAGCATTGAAATAGGTCAAGAGATTTCAAAAGCGACAATAACTGCTGAGGAAGATATTAAAGCCTCTGCGGTTAAAGAAGCCACCCTCGAGGCAAAAGGAAATATTCTCATTGACGGACCAATTCTTAGTAGTAAAGTAAATGGCTATCGAGTTATCTGTTCTGGACGAAGAGGAATAATCACCGGCGGAACAACTTCTGCCAAAAAAGAAATATCTGCAATGGCAATTGGAAGTGAAAAGTCATCTGTTCAAACAGAATTAAAGGTTGGTCAAGGAGGAAGACTTTCTGTTCAGGGAATTCTTTATCCCAAAGTAAAGATGCTGTTGGGAAGAAGAAGTATGATTGTTAAAAAACCCGTTAAAAAAACCACCTATAAAATAGAAATGAGTGGAGTAACCGCGATAACTTATGAACCGCCTAAAATCGAACCAGTCGAAGAGATAACTTCAGAAAATAAACCTCAGATAAAAACCGATTTCCCATCATCAGTAATTTTAGCCGCTTTCTCTGTAGAAGAAGGGAAAAGGCGGGGAGCAGAATTATTAGGATTTCTGCATACCGAAGTAGGCTACAAATTACTACCAACACCTTACTCAAAAGGTATTCTTCTGCGTGTATTTAAAGCCAATGTTATTGGTCCGTGGAGTGAGCGATGGGATGAATTATACGGACCACCGGTTGATGGTTCATTTTCTTTTGATAATCGCTCTGATGGACTTTATATCACCATTATCCATCATCGCGGGGAAGGAAAACAGGTTACCCCGCAAGATATTCTGAAGAAATGTGAGGAGGATGGATTTGTAAATATTGAGCAGGAAAAAGTAGAAGAGGTGTGCACAAAAAGAACAAAAGAACCGGTAAAAATAGGACCACGACAATATATTAAAGGTACAGTCGAGGTGATTATTCCTGAAGATGAAAGTAAAGCTTCAATTTCAATTGTTCCGCCCAAATTAGGCGGGATGTTAATGAAAATAGATGAGGTGATGCAGGCTTTAAAGGGAAACGGTGTTGTCCTGACACTGGTTAAAAAAGAACGAATTATTGAGGCATTGAATAAGGCAGAATTTAATGTCTCAATTGATGTCGCCGAACACCAATTGCCATTGCCAGGCAAAAAGGCATATTTTAATTACCAACTTGGAGTTAAGGATGGGGTGGAGATAATAAATGATACTGCTATTCCAGGTCAATTATTAGCCGTGAAGTCACCGGCAACTTATGGAAAACCCGGAATGACTATTCGAGGGAAAGAAATTCCAGCATTATCTGGAGAGGACTTTGAACTTACCATCGGTAGAAATACCTTTTTGTCTGACAATAAGTTAAAACTATTTGCCTCTTCTTTTGGCCGTGTTGTCTGGACTGATAATCGGGCAGATGTTGAACAAATATTTGATTTTCAAGGAGATGTAGATGAAAATATTGAATTTGACGGGATTATAAATATAAGTGGTTCACTGGGGAATAAATTTAAAGTTAATGCCTCAAGTGATGTTAATATTGGTGGTGGTATAAATGATGCCGAGATAATCTGTGGCGGAAATGTGGAGGTAAAACAGGATATTATTATCGGAAATATCAATGCTCAGGGAAATATTATTGCCAGGTCAGCTAAAAATTCTACATTAGAGACAAAAGGAAGTATCATTCTCGAAGATGGACTCACTAACTGTACCATCAAGGCGGATAAAATCATCTGTAAAGGCAGAAGAGGATTTATTATTGGCGGCACTATCCAGGCACAAAAAGAAATAAATGCTAAGGCTATCGGCAGTGACCGAGTCTCAACTCAAACAACGATTACGGTTGCTCAGGGCGGTAAAATAAGCAGTTATGGTTATATATTCCCTAAAGTGAATATGATGCTGGGAAGAAGAAGTATGCTGGTTAAACGAGCCCTTAAACGACTTACGCTTAATGCTGGCTTATCGGGAATAACTACCACAGACTATGAAGAACCTAAAATAGAGATTGCAAAAAAGATGCCTATTATCCAGGTTCAAGATACCACTAAAACCGAAACCGCTAAACCTAAATTACCACCATCTGTCGTTATTTACGCCTCTTCCCTGGAAGAAGGTAAAATAAAAGGAGCAGAATTATTAAATATCTCTCCGACAGATTTAGATGGGGAGATGATTCCAAAGGAACATTCTAAATTACCAGTATTACGAATTTTCCCAAAGGATTTATTTGGTGCATGGAAAAAGGAATGGGAAGAAATGTATGGCCCGGCAAGAGATGGTTCTTTTACCCTTGAAAATAAACCCGATGGTTTATATCTTCATCTTACACCGCATCGGGGGGCAGGTAAAGCGGTAAAACCAGAAGATATATTAGCCGAAATTAAAAACCAGGAATTTACTGGAGTGGATTCCTCTAAAGTTGTAGAGGCTTGCAAATCAAAGGTAAAAACCACAACCAAAATCGGTATAATGCAATTGACTAAAGATTTCGGCGGCAAGGTTAAAGTAGATATTGGGGATAAGGGACTTAAGGCATTTTTTACGATAATCCCTCCAGACAGGGGAGCATTAATGCTTAAAAAAGAAGATGTTCTGAATGCCTTAAAAGAAAAAGGTGTAGTGGTTGGCATAAAGGAAGAGGCAATTATAAATGCCTTAAAGAATAGAGAGTTTAACAAATCTATCCTTGTTGCCGAGGCAATTCTACCAGAATTGGGTCAAAAGGCACAATTTACATACCAAATCGGTTCTACGAAATAAAAAATTAGTAACCGTTCAGATAGTAATTCACCGCAGAGACGCAGAAGAACAGAGAAGACAGGGAAATAAATCAGATAACAGAAAAAATTAGGTAATACATAAGACATCAAAACCAAATTTGTTAATCAATCATGATATGTCGGTTCTTAAAAGCTTGCTTTGATGAAAATCAGAGATGGAATGAAGTGTATGGTAAATAGTTTTTTATTTTTTTCTCTGCGTCTCTGTGTCTCTGCGGTGAACGGTTACAAAATTACCTGGTAAGCCTTATAATAAAGATAATCTTTTTATCCGTGTTTTTTTACTTTCGATTTATCAGAGGAAGCAAAAAAAAAGATTGACAAAAAGATGTTAGTTAAGTATAATATAAATGGTGTGCGGGAGTAACTCAGCTGGTAGAGTACGACCTTGCCAAGGTTGGAGTCGAGGGTTCGAATCCCTTCTCCCGCTCCAAAATTTCTACCCGGGCAATTTATAGTGACTCATCAGTGTGTTCTCACCATGTTTTATTCAACCTTTGTAGTTTTATTCCTTTTCTGGTCTCATCTAATTTTCATCTAATATCTAATTCGCGGGTCT
Proteins encoded in this region:
- a CDS encoding four helix bundle protein; translated protein: MNEKLDDFRQLVVWQKSHHLVIRIYEITKNFPTEEKYGLVQQMCRAAVSIPANIAEGFKKQGIKNKLNAYNISQGSLEEIR
- a CDS encoding FapA family protein, which codes for MEQDLAYQYGIQDWEQELLGDEAIPGQLLAVKNPPAPGKPGLTVTGEELTPQLGEDIPLIPGKNTYLSEDKQRIYSAVSGKISWRGHRVDVEEELQIQGDVDEDVEFEGRVKISGNVGEKFKVHAGGDIIIGGLVQSAEIISGGSIEIGQEISKATITAEEDIKASAVKEATLEAKGNILIDGPILSSKVNGYRVICSGRRGIITGGTTSAKKEISAMAIGSEKSSVQTELKVGQGGRLSVQGILYPKVKMLLGRRSMIVKKPVKKTTYKIEMSGVTAITYEPPKIEPVEEITSENKPQIKTDFPSSVILAAFSVEEGKRRGAELLGFLHTEVGYKLLPTPYSKGILLRVFKANVIGPWSERWDELYGPPVDGSFSFDNRSDGLYITIIHHRGEGKQVTPQDILKKCEEDGFVNIEQEKVEEVCTKRTKEPVKIGPRQYIKGTVEVIIPEDESKASISIVPPKLGGMLMKIDEVMQALKGNGVVLTLVKKERIIEALNKAEFNVSIDVAEHQLPLPGKKAYFNYQLGVKDGVEIINDTAIPGQLLAVKSPATYGKPGMTIRGKEIPALSGEDFELTIGRNTFLSDNKLKLFASSFGRVVWTDNRADVEQIFDFQGDVDENIEFDGIINISGSLGNKFKVNASSDVNIGGGINDAEIICGGNVEVKQDIIIGNINAQGNIIARSAKNSTLETKGSIILEDGLTNCTIKADKIICKGRRGFIIGGTIQAQKEINAKAIGSDRVSTQTTITVAQGGKISSYGYIFPKVNMMLGRRSMLVKRALKRLTLNAGLSGITTTDYEEPKIEIAKKMPIIQVQDTTKTETAKPKLPPSVVIYASSLEEGKIKGAELLNISPTDLDGEMIPKEHSKLPVLRIFPKDLFGAWKKEWEEMYGPARDGSFTLENKPDGLYLHLTPHRGAGKAVKPEDILAEIKNQEFTGVDSSKVVEACKSKVKTTTKIGIMQLTKDFGGKVKVDIGDKGLKAFFTIIPPDRGALMLKKEDVLNALKEKGVVVGIKEEAIINALKNREFNKSILVAEAILPELGQKAQFTYQIGSTK
- a CDS encoding ORF6N domain-containing protein, coding for MNQLIPIERIETKIFVIRDQKVMLDRDLAELYEVKPIRLREQVKRNAKRFPVDFMFQLNKEEKEELIANCDRFKIMKHSPTNPYVFTEQGVAMLSSVLNSERAILVNIQIMRAFTRMRKILSSHEELRRKVEDMERKYDAQFGKYDTQFKIIFDAIKALMAPPPERTIKIGF
- a CDS encoding threonine synthase, with protein sequence MNNNWQGIIAQYKDFLPVRDKTPIITLKEGNTPLIEAKNLSEAIGGNL